ggacttgtcctgggtgtacaccgccttccgcccgattgtagctgagataggcaccagcgccccctgcgactccaaagggaataagcggtagaaaatggatagatggatggtgttaaatgaagtggcaggaatgtttaggataaacagacttactataattgaacacaaacataatgttcatatgttgtagtcatatttattattataaacagGTATTTCaggtgcaaaggaatggtgcagaattccagaatttcaagtaacacacaaaaacaaacaaaaaacaaaactttcaaatatgtgtctttaaactgacattaacagtaaacttgcagtgtaactaatgtagaacaataatgtttctttagccaagaaactatactgtgtttgtctggtatgtttttttttttaatataacttggtattattgtgagtttgattacatttttagcacattcaacaataatgcgattataatgcaaacagtgatcattttggtcacagtaacggtgatatgacattttggtattgttacatcactgctgtttagtttagtgttttttttacttttaacttccTAAGAAACTGTCATTTGCAATGGAAATGTTAGTATTAGTTTGTAAAATACTGATTCTTAAGAattaactaataatttgacttttaatcatataaatacctcacaaatggatATTGTCCCTTGCTTACGTCTTGGTTTCACATCAATGATATTTTCCAAATAATGGTTCTAAAATACaactcattctaatatattactcATATTCCttaacttattgtagacattgtggtgtgaagtgtcggcaaatttcttattttgtgcatgtccacatttcctTTGGTGAGGTGCAACAGCTCTGGGCCGActtggaaatggtctggatgaacgtggcaAGCTTTACCTTGTATTATGCAGACTTTATTTAAGGTTAAACAAGcacgacagttataggcacagaaatatttcacagcaacaattcctcggATCACCGAAGCACAAACATTCCCgtcactcctgcacacttccactttttcACCCCTATATAATGTCCCCTGTTTGAACTTTGTTGTCCCACACTACGCGGGTTATCATGGGAGAtcgagtttacttctcagatgagcccacttaatattgtcagaaaaaaacacacccactggagttctcgtttgatagcgtcacacatcacggcattattgtgagaattttgaaaccaatataacgtaatatttacaataatgttgcatccctcgtcaagatcctttctcatgggtttggtttgatgctgtgtgtttactaaatcttagtcttttgagttttttggttcctcttctttgtgtcaggggATAGCAGCAGAATAACACTGAAGGAGGCGGTGCCTCCTGAAGGAtcccaaaacactgctcttcaaatggaacacatccaaccttcaggtgaccgtgcaggatgtaccactctggaacatcaagcctctccctacctgccaggtacacccaccgtcttctgtgtctgactattgttttgttgtgaattttgtcacgaagcaaatcctgctaaaatatgacaaacttttgagtgtaagaatgtgagcgatatgctgagatgttatacgttttgccttttgacaaaatgttataaaaaacctttaatgatttgtattctattttaatttcagcacatgaaaatatttctacttctgactatcaaagacaatggaaaaacattttccagaacaacccTCACAGatcctcctgatggcctaacaactaaactacatgtcgatgctgagtatgattcatctcaatcatttgaggaagctctccctgatataggggattggatgtacaatgacggacatacgttttatgaaggatttgaagatagtttgagtgaggagtgtgcagaagagtcaaatttcaaggacacaacagacaaaccaatacatgacaatgcatcagaagccatggcagagtgccttctgatcatcatgggttatgtaaactgtcataaagtcactgataaggccctaagcgatatgctcaaaatgttcaagttgctttatcccgatagtctgaacacagactgcttaaacaatgtgcagaagttcaaaaactttttttatcccactctgcatcatcgcttattatattacataaatcctccaGTTATTGTTTCgggccaatagaaagtaaacaaataaaatgcctgttttgtgggactagtgtgtcagaagaaagattctcatccttttttttaaagtatgtacggattgatttcttgtttaccatagcacattcatgtgccaaaCGGGCCCTTGTTCGTGAAtttaaacatgcaggtttttctttgctgcaagatagtgtaacatatgagacatgcagttatgttattcccctattggaaacttctgccagtacagtagtatccttggatgacatattgggtaaagttgttttccttgacttcacatctatgcttggcattgtgtttgcagttcatttccccaacacacttgaaaagttttagataattaagaactgaactggcctaagaagccacaaatcaattttttgatcattgttataaatgctctgaaaatacacactgatgtgatgttgccgtggatgctgtaaaagtctgtaaatatgtactgtatatggagtatcattgttgattgtttttgcattgtgtgtaatatttcagtggccaatttattaaatttacttgtttaataaaaccactgtctttttttaatgaatacatgggcctactatgttactgtattttaatattagtccttataatggtggttggagagccaaatatcttctgaagtggtaccttgttaaaagagtttgagaaccactgctctagaaagttcacaaatgttaaaagctcttaaaaagtgtcttgtgatcatatcagtattgtttgggttcagttttaaatctcacaattgtagtcactgagttactgtacattgcgtgtggataagaaatcaacaaattaagtagaaaattatttaaataaaccatttagattacagaccatatatccatattgcctgaattaattattttctccaaatgttagcgtgagataaactggagtatgattgaggtataattaaactgtgtcaattaaaatgcatttttgaaattattttttctaagCCAGAAAACAGGTATATtacaactcaaatagtgagcagtgagagacaaaaccaagtatatctctcactcagacatcattgagacatattgaaaccaatactcattgattgtctttttgccgaaatagcaaagagacatctgagaactcaaacagtgagtagtgagaaacaaaaccatgtgtatctctcactgagtcattattgagacatattggagaccagctcattcatctctcattttggtctttgTTGAAATCGGAAAAAGAGATAACTGTTAGACAACTTTGAGATCTCTCACAGTGCTCACTGcgagccttatttctcaggagctacatttgagaagaatgagaaatctactttggtctcgattagtgctcttttatgtctaggagatatatataagacatatatgagatctcatcttcaattttgctttgctatgggctagctctaagttcatcaggagtactgatgttgtataaagctgggcctggatttggttgcacattgcctgatagcagaagtaagagcaatataaagattttccgtttcatatggcaaggtgacctcatgacaacattatttggcttcacaatatcaaaatgagtaatatcagaaggagaaaaccatctgtttaacacagaaatacaccataactgaagctggttagaattatttagcactgacccacatgtggatatcaataacctttgtgtaaatgctgtagtttcaaaggaccaggtgattgttattgcgtttggtagagttaaaggttggtggagcacctggtcaggtaccccactacaattgcagaaaacaagtccaggaaaaagcattaatattaaatagagagcttttgtcaaagtcgttgttaaattgttttactacctacccaggtccaataatcaaagttcagatgtccaagctacaagagttggaagaccaagctaaggctagcagaggcccagctttagtcagtctgaggctaagatggatccaggccgtggaagacggaaggccaagatgaagccagtcgactcagactgtaggtagtggaaggccaagctgagactagtatagatccagactgtggcagatggaaggccaaaatttcagctagcaaaacattccccggcttctgcaggtcagaggcctccagatttccaaatccaacaaaagcagtcagaaataccactttttggaagtaagccttcattcatcaattgttacgcttaaaactagtgcaatttacttaaatcggctaaaaaaaaagagactaaaacacatagaaattcagagcactttgacaagcagacaaacaaaagacagtcctgtcggccatcttggattggacattcaacattaacccaatttggaaatcggtctgtagttatttatatttgtggattcacctacttttgacggaggaagaagaaaggcgggtttgctgatttttggaacgattttgcttgaaagactcaggttaaaaaggcatgaaaaagaaaaaggcaattagaaatattatacattatgtcccatataagctcatacacgacacattctacagatagtgtataaaaaaaacctaaatagtggaataaaagaggtgaaaacatgtgaaatggaacaaagaaaagttgcattgttgagtctaataaagctgccatgcaggttgttttctctttaaagctgtcattgctcaaaaataataatgaatcaaactcaatgttgttacaaattatttaaactagtcaaggctccaattacgtcacttaCAAAATTTGACTTCAAAATATTTTtataggatattttgtgtttatcctacaAAAAAAAGGGTGTTTGACtaatagggcaaaaaaaaaaaaaaacagaaatgaagaagctgtcacgtacttgcatggctgctctagttgtgaccccaagatgcaggagacaggaggacgacgtgcgggtgagtcttttaattcccacagggagcacaaggaggtgcagcagggaagtgcacagaagcataagcagcatacagaaaaaaccaaagtaacgtttcacaaaacaatccttgagccctgactggagggcaaggcaggcataaatagaagccagttgattaaagtaaaagtaccaatgattgtcacacacacactaggtgtggtgagattttcctctgcatttgacccatcaccctcaccccatgaccaggtgtggccaggctgccaatcagcgacaggtgaggggggaaaagggctcagggagacaaacaggaagtgggaccaaaataagagtgccgactaggagataaacacaaacgcaaacagaccgcgtgacacctgacgtgacaggtcgtcacagaaacgagggatggatctgaagtttatcgagggacttaagtgttgaaagtaaaaataaatgtttgacttatttttatgagtggggcccgtttggatcctaataatttcagtgggacaagttttaattgtcattgctcaaaaaaaattatgaattaaaatcgatgatgttatgaattattgacatatttaagattgcaattacgttgagtgaaaattattattttgtgcttttgccataacaaaacaaggttttgacaaaaatggcgtaaattatgaaaaaaaaaagactgataaggacGGATAAACCTTAAATTGATCTagggatttaagtgttgaatgaaaaagtaaaaacaaacaaaaatgacctacttctaccatttttatgactgagactcttcctggtccccaagaaagcagtgcgaggcgagtggagaaaaaacggatttattgacagagatgtgacacaatgtgatattgatcataagcagcggccattgaaagaaaagaagaaatcctcgtcatgacgtcaaggccatgaaacgtgcgattttacagccaccaacgtttgatcttgaaagtcttttaacggccaaagaagaatacatggaatagcgtgaggagcagtcggacgaagaacaaagcacatctccatctcatctccgagtgtgatgacgtccctcagcgatggagacatctccctgtgttccagtgcacaaagcatcctggaggaagaagaccactcagcacattcccgacagaagcaggtgaatccaagttgaacatcatcttcacacaagaacatttggaggtgcagacagtccatgtgagcttactcagccttcagccgcctgcacgttctcgtcgagctccacgccgccgtggcgagctgcgggacaaacgcaaacggtgaaggaagaacatccagaaggtgcctcgtcactcacatcagatctttgaggtgtgacttggaaacatgacgagtcagcacacttgatgtctcatttggctgatcctcatcatgaggactcctgtcaaaagtgagatatgccagactttgtattgcgtgtgctcacaggagggacttttattgtgaaggagtcagctccagttgggcttttccggctaaacttgtaacaaaggtccacatcagacctccatgtgagtgacgcttcaccacggctttgtttcttgcggctcaaagaaaatatgttttacttaccagctggatcgtactgggctgaaatgaaagagaaacaaggtgaagtggacttttcccctcacgtcacgccgtgtttctacgtgagagtgtgcgctctgtctctgtggatctttgagtgtttggctggaaggcaactaaaagatggccgcacctttgcagcccggatgaaagcatcaactcacggcctggaccgagtgcaccgagaagaagaagacagaggacattggcgtccctcaccttgtctgtttctgtgacgcctgaccatgaccatgatgatgatgatgatgatgatggccgccacagcgaggaccgccgccgtggcagcgagggcgacgctcaagttgtctgtggagagcaaaaaagcacaagtggagtgacaaagcatgaagaggaaaccttcatgactactttgcatgcagacgtcaagcgttgtcatggtgacatggatcaataatggtgacaggtggacttgtgatgggaaacatctccaactaaatgtgtctttctcaccttcatggcttgcgttgctcaggatgcttcttctctccagcttggtgaccaagtcctccttgacgcctgacagctgaaacacacattcgtacttgccctccacgtcggccgtcacctccactttcagcgccaccgacatctggaaggttccgtcgtggttggggagtatctctccgtgctccacgtcctcgaagatctgctcgccgtctttcctccaaaacaggtcggcaccgtcggggtagaaacctgtcgccatgcagctgaccggagaggacggcgtcttctggagcaggaacacctctggaagctctgcacaggaagtgatgtcacgtgtgaacacaggacaacgtggggagaaggtgtggatggagagaaggtggggatgggaggtaaagatggagagaaggtggggatggagagaaggtggggatggaggtaaagatgaggagaaggtgtggatggagagaaggtgtggatggaggtaaagatgagaaggtgtggatggagagaatatggagaaaaggtgtggatggagacaaagatggagagaaggtggggatggaggtaaagatgagaaggtgtggatggagagaatatggagaaaaggtgtggatggagacaaagatggagagaaggtgggtatggaggtaaagatggagagaataagagaatggaagtaaagatggagaggtgtggatggaggtaaagatgagaaggtgtggatggagagaatatggagaaaaggtgtggatggagacaaagatggagagaaggtgtggattaaagtaaagatggagagaatgtaataacggaggtaaagatggagagaaagtgagaacggaggtaaatatggagataacgtgtggatggaggtaaagatggagaaaagatgagaacagaggtaaagatggagtaaAGGTGTCGATGGAAAGAAGGTGTCAATGGAGGTAAAGACGGAGAAAATGGAGGTACAGAGAGAAGatgagaacggaggtaaagatggagagaagatgagaacgGAGGTAAggatggagagaagatgagaacagaagtaaagatggagagaaggtgtggagggAGGTAAAGATCGAGAGAAGATGAGGATGGAAGTAAAGATAGAGAGaaggagagaacggaggtaaatatggagatgaggtgtggatggaggtaaagatggagagaagttgagaatgaggtaaagatggagagaaggagagaatgagataaagatggaaaGTAAGAGTGGACagcggtaaagatggagagaaggtgaggatgaggtaaagatggagggaaaaggagagaacggaggtaaagatggagagaaggagagaatgagataaagacggagagaaagtgtagatggaggtgaagatggagagaaagtgaggatggaggtaaagatggagggaaaaggagagaacggaggtaaatatggagagaaggagagaatgagataaagatggagagaaagtgtagatggaggtaaagatggagagtaaAAGTggacagaggtaaagatggagggaaggtgtagatggaggtaaagatggagggaaaaggagagaacggaagtaaatatggagagaaggtgtaaatggaagtaaagatggagagaaggtgagagaaagagagaagagtataaagagacagggtgtaatgtcagtaatgttcctatagggggagtgctgacaagttaaaaggtgaaagtacatgttgtgtttctacctgttctcattaggacctccttcccattgttcacatacttcttcaagtaagaaggacataTCTCAGTGTAGTAAAACTTATAGTATTCTAGTAGATGTTTGTTCTGGTCCCACTTGAGTTTGTCggggaaagcttgttgttttgctgcagtaaatgtccatgtcttcatgtccaacgatatgaaatcttctccatcataacctCTCTGATAccaacctttaacttcatcagtctcatcattccattcacatccagTCATCCACTGGAGAATGTGaacacctgagacacacacacacagtgttgtaaagcagagtgacacacacacacacacacacacacacacacacacacacacacacacacacacacacacacacacacacacacacacacagtattagtgtaggttattatgggatggacagagacaagtatcagtgcagtaatgtgtgtttactacagtataaaaagagtacatcaaatacatttaagtagtagaaagttcaacataaacaaacctccagtttggttgaaacgcttcTTAAGAACTTCAAGGTTGTGTTTGCCAATCAACTCATTACCAACATTGATCTCTGTTTGTCTCTGCCAGTATtttggatcctctgctgtgattttgttcatccagtcctgtttggcttctgctttcctgctgttgctgtcatagtgagaaatctgaactccatcaacataaccaacactcacatactctgggaagtttggaacttgagaggacgcagtttggaaatactgcagcgtgtgaatcactgaaagaagaaaacaacaacaggatgactttttattattttgtttcatgttcaacaatcttgcactgtgaatattttagctccttccgtcttcagtcgggtcttaaagtgaacatcaaacactgctagatatcacagtcaagactcacatgttctatgacaaatacaacacattaataatattactaacatctgttgacggtttgaacattttgaaaataaacatatattttctacaatggaggctgaataaaaagtacaacagagttgaacacaacctgttctgcccatttgatgtcgactcttactgacatcttgtggcggggtgatgttactacacttgattagtttctgacacttccgtgtttgaagatttgtgttcgttcttacaagccttggaaaaaataagtctttgaacaagaaacactaaagtaaaaaaaaaataaagagcctaaacggatttatctgcttctgtaaccttattggaacattttgaatgtttactaggaaaaagggaaaacaataaaatgtgttaaaaaaaagaaccaGGATTAAGTAACAAAGGgcttaaataatacaacaataatttaattaataagtaacagaaactctcagaagtcaaataagtgaaggcacaaagaggatttatgagtaaaatattaataaacttataaaaaggacttaccaggcgtcacgctgtgcatttgcacgaccagaagaaagaataaaaacaagttcatgatgtcagcgcgaaacaaaaagatgtttgccgcttttaatcccgcagagaaagacaaaagtgacgaacactcgcttgactcgcaaacaggaaaaatgaaccaggaactgaacgcgggggaaaagtgtgaggcagacgcttctgctggcagaatatcaaagaaagtgaaagtaaaagtagacacggtaaagccaaacattcaactcgatggtgatcatttttatttttatttttattttgtcgtacctgtcaaaggtgaacacacttatccacgtaggtgagtagtaacgagttacatttacttagataagaaacacaacttttactttgctatataacattttattaccatggttacattcatttatatcaggggtcagcaacctttttgaaaccaagagctacttcttgggtactgattaatgcgaagggctcccagtttgatacacacttaaataaattgccagaaataaccaattttctcaatttacctttaataaataaatctatatgtataaaaaaatgggtatttctgcctgtcattcagtcatacatttttttccttttacggaaggttttttgtagagaataaatgatgaaaaaaacacttaattgaacggtttaaaagaggagaaaacaggaaaaaaaggaacattaaattttgaaacatagtttatcttcaatttcgactctttaaaattcaaaattcaaccgaaaaaaaggagagaaaaactagctaactccaatctctttgaaaaaattaaaaaaaagaatttatggaacatcattagtattttttcctgattaagattaattttagaatgttgatgacatgttttaaataggttaaaatccaatctgcactttgttagaatatataacgagttggaccaagctatatttctaacaaagacaaatcatcatttcttctagattttcctgaagaagaattttaaaagaaattcaaaagactttgaaataagatttaaatttgattctaaaggtttttcgagatttgccacaataatttttttgaattttaatcataattgaagaaatatttcacaaataatttttgtcaaaaaaacagaagctaaaataaagaattagattaaaatgtatttattattctttgcaataaaaaaaaataaatttacttgaacattgatttaaattgtcaggaagaggaaggaatttaaaaggtaaaaaggtatatgtttttgaaaatcctaaaatcatttttaaggttgtattttttctctaaaactgtctttctgaaagttataagaagcaaagtaaaaaaataaatgaatttattaaaacaagtgaagaccaagtctttaaaatattttcttggattttcaaattctgtttgagttttgtctctcttagaattaaaaatgtcgagcaaagcgagacgagcttgccagtaaataaatacaatttaaaaaatagaggcagctcactggtaagtgctgctatttgagctaattttagaagaggccagcgggcgactcatctggtccttacgggtgacctggtgcccgcgggcaccgccttggtgacccctggttttgaggcatgttccaaaaaatattgcactttgtgacttcaataataaatatggcagtgccatgttggcatttttctccataacttcagttgatttattgcggaaaaccttgttacattgtttaatgcatccagcggggcatcacaactaaattaggcataataatgtgttcattccacgactgtatatatcggtgtccgttgatatcggaatcggtaatcaagagttggacaatatcggaataacggatatcggcaaaaaagccattatcggacatctctactttcaaCACATACAAACCATTTCAAACATCCACCAGGATGAGCAAttagcgtttaaaaaaaaaacatgtcaaggaAAGTGAAGTAAAAGAcaatacaaatacattatttcaaaataataatcacaataataatgaaaaataccACATTTACAAATAGTGCTAatctacggagcccctaaagggacatggggatttttttttttttgacatgtatctcgtgcgcacgagaaattATCTCGTGGCCACGAAAAAGTTTCTCATGGCCACGAGAaacgttttatttaaaaaaaaaaaaaaaaagtttttaaataaaaactatcttgtggccacgagaaagtttctcgtgcgcacgagaaagcaTTGGATGCGTGCACGTGGTTTGAGGTGTGTTTTAAAATGGCAGTTTAGGAGTTTATGCGGctctatttccaacaaagacgttCCCTCGCCCATAATCTCCCGTCGCTCAGCAGTTTTGATACCTGTTATTAAACAGAGATGGCTGCAGTAGATTTATTCATGTTCCTTCAAATGCG
The window above is part of the Nerophis ophidion isolate RoL-2023_Sa linkage group LG04, RoL_Noph_v1.0, whole genome shotgun sequence genome. Proteins encoded here:
- the LOC133551951 gene encoding class I histocompatibility antigen, F10 alpha chain-like, coding for MNLFLFFLLVVQMHSVTPVIHTLQYFQTASSQVPNFPEYVSVGYVDGVQISHYDSNSRKAEAKQDWMNKITAEDPKYWQRQTEINVGNELIGKHNLEVLKKRFNQTGGVHILQWMTGCEWNDETDEVKGWYQRGYDGEDFISLDMKTWTFTAAKQQAFPDKLKWDQNKHLLEYYKFYYTEICPSYLKKYVNNGKEVLMRTELPEVFLLQKTPSSPVSCMATGFYPDGADLFWRKDGEQIFEDVEHGEILPNHDGTFQMSVALKVEVTADVEGKYECVFQLSGVKEDLVTKLERRSILSNASH